The following are encoded together in the Candidatus Binatia bacterium genome:
- the der gene encoding ribosome biogenesis GTPase Der has translation MLPIVAIVGRPNVGKSTLFNRILGQRRAIVDELSGLTRDRHYAEGEWSGHKFLLVDTGGIDPQSAHPIQKQILQQTQVALDEADVAMVVADAQTGVTPLDREVAERVRRRGRPTLLVVNKADQPSREEVVAEFFSLGLGEPMPVSALHGLRSGDLLDEVVRLLPDHEAEPEEPDTIRIAVLGRPNVGKSSLVNRLLGQERMVVDSVAGTTRDAVDTTLQAHGRSFRLVDTAGLRRETKVNDPVEFYSVTRALRAVSRADIVLLVIDVGREPARQDARLAALAEEQRKGLVVVFNKWDLVEEPAAARAEIEEEFTKVYPFLEHVPRLYVSALSGRGVGKILPTAVTVFEEYTRSIPTSTLNEAIGTILNRVSPPATAEGRHLKFYYAAQIGTRPPSFALFVNNPRYRAKNYVSYLESGLRTRFGFQGTPIILEWKRSE, from the coding sequence TTGCTCCCGATCGTCGCGATCGTCGGCCGCCCCAACGTCGGCAAGTCCACCCTCTTCAATCGCATCCTGGGCCAGCGCCGCGCCATCGTGGACGAGCTCTCGGGGCTCACGCGCGACCGCCACTACGCCGAAGGGGAGTGGAGCGGGCACAAGTTCCTGCTCGTGGACACCGGCGGGATCGATCCGCAGAGCGCCCATCCCATCCAGAAGCAGATCCTCCAGCAGACGCAGGTCGCCCTGGACGAGGCCGACGTCGCGATGGTCGTCGCGGACGCCCAGACCGGCGTGACGCCGCTCGATCGCGAAGTCGCCGAGCGCGTGCGGCGGCGCGGAAGGCCGACGCTCCTCGTCGTGAACAAGGCCGACCAGCCCTCGCGCGAGGAGGTGGTCGCGGAATTCTTCTCCCTGGGCCTGGGCGAGCCGATGCCGGTGTCGGCATTGCACGGCCTCCGCTCCGGGGATCTCCTCGACGAAGTGGTGCGCCTCCTTCCCGATCACGAGGCCGAGCCCGAGGAACCGGACACCATCCGGATCGCCGTGCTCGGGCGGCCGAACGTGGGGAAGTCCTCCCTGGTGAACCGCCTTCTGGGGCAGGAGCGGATGGTCGTGGATTCGGTGGCTGGAACGACGCGGGACGCGGTGGACACCACGCTGCAGGCGCACGGCCGTTCCTTCCGCCTGGTGGACACGGCGGGGCTTCGCCGCGAGACCAAGGTGAACGATCCGGTCGAGTTCTACAGCGTGACGCGCGCGCTCCGCGCCGTGTCGCGGGCCGACATCGTGCTCCTCGTGATCGACGTCGGCCGGGAGCCGGCGCGCCAGGACGCGCGGCTGGCGGCGCTGGCCGAAGAGCAGCGGAAGGGCCTGGTCGTGGTCTTCAACAAGTGGGACCTGGTCGAGGAGCCCGCCGCGGCGCGCGCCGAGATCGAGGAGGAGTTCACGAAGGTCTATCCCTTCCTCGAGCACGTGCCGCGGCTCTACGTGTCGGCCCTCTCGGGGCGCGGCGTGGGCAAGATCCTGCCGACCGCCGTCACGGTGTTCGAGGAGTACACCCGCTCGATTCCCACCTCGACCCTGAACGAGGCGATCGGGACGATCCTGAACCGGGTCAGCCCGCCCGCCACCGCCGAGGGCCGGCACCTCAAGTTCTACTACGCCGCCCAGATCGGCACGCGCCCGCCTTCATTCGCGCTGTTCGTGAACAATCCTCGATATCGAGCTAAGAATTATGTAAGTTACCTGGAAAGCGGCTTGCGAACCCGCTTCGGCTTCCAGGGGACGCCGATCATCTTGGAGTGGAAGCGAAGCGAATAG
- a CDS encoding NAD(P)H-dependent glycerol-3-phosphate dehydrogenase: MNVAVIGGGGWGTALAALLVKNGHAVRLWVYEADLAERMRRDRRNDLFLPGVAIPEAVAITSDLAEAATGCATVLFATPSHALRATATRLAAEKTALAAARLAVIATKGLEQDTHRRMSEVAQETLPAPLGSDPVVLAGPSHAEEVARGIPTAVVAACRDHARAASVQEAFSSETFRVYTNDDVLGVEIAVALKNVVAIAAGISDGLGFGDSTKGALLTRGLAEIARLGEALGARPETFSGLAGMGDLIATATSRHSRNRRLGEAVGRGATLAEALAASPMVAEGVGTAQAAVDLAARLGIELPIAEQVRAILYEGKSARSAMRELLTRDLKPEARTVSRR, from the coding sequence GTGAACGTCGCGGTGATCGGAGGCGGAGGCTGGGGCACGGCGCTGGCGGCCCTCCTCGTGAAGAACGGGCACGCGGTCCGCCTCTGGGTCTACGAGGCCGATCTCGCCGAGCGGATGCGGCGCGATCGGCGGAACGACCTGTTTCTCCCCGGCGTGGCGATCCCCGAAGCGGTCGCGATCACCTCCGACCTCGCCGAGGCCGCCACCGGCTGCGCCACGGTTCTCTTCGCCACCCCCTCGCACGCGCTCCGCGCGACCGCGACGCGCCTGGCCGCGGAGAAGACGGCGCTCGCCGCGGCCCGGCTCGCCGTGATCGCGACGAAGGGGCTGGAGCAGGACACGCACCGCCGGATGAGCGAGGTCGCGCAGGAGACGCTGCCGGCGCCGCTCGGCAGCGATCCGGTCGTGCTCGCGGGGCCGAGCCACGCCGAGGAGGTGGCGCGCGGCATTCCGACCGCCGTCGTCGCCGCGTGCCGGGATCACGCGCGCGCCGCGTCAGTGCAGGAGGCCTTCTCCAGCGAGACGTTTCGCGTCTACACCAACGACGACGTGCTGGGCGTCGAGATCGCTGTCGCCCTGAAGAACGTCGTCGCGATCGCGGCGGGGATCAGCGACGGGCTGGGCTTCGGCGATTCGACCAAGGGAGCGCTCTTGACCCGCGGCCTTGCCGAGATCGCGCGGCTCGGCGAGGCGCTGGGCGCGCGCCCGGAGACCTTCTCGGGTCTCGCCGGGATGGGGGACCTGATCGCGACGGCGACCAGCCGACACAGCCGGAACCGCCGCCTGGGCGAGGCGGTCGGACGCGGCGCCACCCTCGCTGAGGCGCTGGCGGCGTCGCCGATGGTGGCCGAGGGGGTCGGCACCGCGCAGGCGGCGGTGGACCTCGCGGCGCGGCTCGGCATCGAGCTCCCGATCGCGGAGCAGGTGCGCGCAATCCTGTACGAAGGAAAGAGTGCCCGATCGGCCATGCGCGAGCTCTTGACGCGCGATCTCAAACCGGAGGCCCGAACCGTTTCGAGGAGGTGA
- the mutL gene encoding DNA mismatch repair endonuclease MutL — translation MTSIRVLPPEVASKIRAGEVVDRPAAVAKELIENAIDAGSRLVAVQVAASPDKLIRVQDDGAGMSREDALLSVRRHATSKLSSEEDLEAIRTLGFRGEALASISEVARVSLSTRSAGELTGTQVEVIGGTVIGVSGVGRAVGTTVTVEDLFFNTPARLRFLKSRESEIRAVARAAWGYILTYPAIHWRFTSAGREDVDLPAAEDLLERWQVLYGRGASEGASAFSDESGEIVVRGVLGAPEQARAGREQQVLTVNGRLVVSPALGTALRQGYGNLVPGDRHPMAVLMIEIDPTQVDVNVHPTKREVRFRDEGRVFQAVKRAVDATMRRHVPVSLDIPEVRAPRPAAAQPSPPAGTQVQGAGVPGSAGPDALAGEGAAYWGAQGALLPRPGGAETATALGSAPAATQTVIEEYAAAPRLAPERVEEGGQAAVRENLLETEIPIWQLHDRYLLAPIRGGLVVVDQHAAHERILYEQARARLCGEEADSQHLLFPRVLDVTPDELDHLLLLEVQIRRLGYEVSLFGEKQIAIRAVPASVPEEAAVEALRSLLVGEEAHGAGDEPPEERVAKSFACHAAVRSGQPLRPEERRALIDRLFATDLPHGDPHGRATYVRVSMEELDRRFGRR, via the coding sequence ATGACCTCCATCCGGGTTCTCCCTCCGGAGGTCGCGTCCAAGATCCGCGCCGGGGAAGTCGTCGACCGTCCCGCCGCCGTCGCGAAGGAGCTGATCGAGAACGCGATCGACGCGGGGAGCCGCCTCGTCGCGGTCCAGGTCGCCGCGAGCCCCGACAAGCTGATCCGCGTCCAGGACGACGGCGCCGGCATGTCGCGCGAGGACGCGCTGCTCTCGGTCCGCCGCCATGCCACCAGCAAGCTCTCCTCCGAGGAGGACCTCGAGGCGATCCGCACGCTCGGCTTTCGCGGCGAGGCGCTGGCGTCGATCTCCGAGGTGGCGCGCGTCTCCCTCTCGACCCGCTCCGCCGGCGAGCTGACCGGGACCCAGGTCGAGGTGATCGGCGGCACGGTGATCGGCGTCTCGGGGGTCGGCCGCGCGGTCGGCACCACCGTCACCGTCGAAGATCTCTTCTTCAACACGCCCGCGCGGCTCCGCTTCCTGAAGTCGAGGGAGTCGGAGATCCGGGCCGTCGCGCGCGCGGCGTGGGGCTACATCCTGACCTATCCCGCGATCCACTGGCGCTTCACCTCGGCCGGCCGCGAGGACGTGGACCTGCCCGCGGCCGAGGATCTCCTCGAACGCTGGCAGGTCCTCTACGGACGCGGAGCCTCCGAGGGAGCCTCGGCGTTCAGCGACGAGTCGGGTGAGATCGTCGTCCGCGGCGTGCTGGGCGCGCCGGAGCAGGCGCGCGCGGGACGGGAGCAGCAGGTCCTCACCGTGAACGGCCGCCTCGTGGTCTCGCCCGCGCTGGGCACGGCGCTGCGCCAGGGATACGGAAACCTCGTCCCCGGCGACCGCCACCCGATGGCCGTCCTCATGATCGAGATCGACCCCACGCAGGTGGACGTGAACGTCCATCCCACGAAGCGCGAGGTGCGCTTCCGCGACGAGGGACGCGTCTTCCAGGCCGTGAAGCGCGCCGTGGACGCGACGATGCGCCGCCACGTTCCGGTGTCGCTGGACATCCCGGAGGTGCGCGCGCCGCGGCCCGCCGCCGCGCAGCCCTCTCCACCGGCGGGGACGCAGGTTCAGGGGGCCGGCGTTCCCGGCTCCGCGGGCCCGGACGCCCTGGCCGGCGAGGGCGCCGCCTACTGGGGCGCGCAGGGCGCGCTCCTTCCGCGTCCCGGGGGCGCCGAGACCGCGACGGCGCTGGGCTCGGCGCCGGCGGCGACGCAGACCGTGATCGAGGAATACGCCGCGGCGCCGCGACTCGCCCCCGAGCGCGTGGAGGAGGGCGGGCAGGCCGCGGTTCGCGAGAACCTCCTCGAGACCGAGATTCCGATCTGGCAGCTCCACGACCGCTACCTGCTCGCGCCGATCCGCGGCGGACTGGTCGTCGTGGACCAGCACGCGGCCCACGAGCGGATCCTCTACGAGCAGGCGCGCGCCCGCCTGTGTGGGGAAGAGGCCGACAGCCAGCACCTCCTCTTTCCGCGCGTGCTCGACGTGACCCCCGACGAGCTGGACCACCTGCTTCTGCTGGAGGTGCAGATCCGGCGCCTCGGCTACGAGGTGTCGCTCTTCGGCGAAAAGCAGATCGCGATCCGCGCGGTCCCGGCCTCGGTGCCCGAGGAGGCGGCCGTGGAGGCGCTCCGCTCGCTCCTCGTGGGGGAGGAGGCGCACGGCGCGGGCGACGAGCCCCCCGAGGAGCGCGTCGCGAAATCGTTCGCCTGCCACGCCGCGGTCCGCTCGGGACAGCCGCTCCGCCCCGAGGAGCGGCGCGCGCTGATCGACCGCCTCTTCGCCACCGACCTGCCGCACGGCGACCCGCACGGGCGCGCGACGTACGTCCGCGTTTCGATGGAGGAGCTGGACCGCCGCTTCGGCCGCCGCTGA
- the miaA gene encoding tRNA (adenosine(37)-N6)-dimethylallyltransferase MiaA — translation MPAVPVVLLGPTAGGKSEIALHLADAIGAEIVGADSRQIYRGLEVGTAAPSAADRARAPHHMASFLSPAETYSAGRYAREARAALAGVESRGATAVVVGGSGLYLRALLEGLFAGPERNDAIRAELSARLEAEGLEALRAELLRVDPAAHAKIFPGDSVRVIRALEVYRLTGTPISVLRRERRNQPTAARRFGIRWARPALARRIEDRILQQLRDGFLDEARVLERAGLPPDAPGLHTLGYRELLQHLRGKATLEEAIQTIALRTRQLAKRQETWFRRTAGVRWFDLESPEEFPGVALQIRREMLLDPGEETP, via the coding sequence GTGCCCGCCGTCCCTGTCGTCCTCCTCGGTCCGACCGCCGGGGGGAAGAGCGAGATCGCCCTCCACCTCGCGGATGCGATCGGCGCCGAGATCGTCGGAGCCGATTCCCGCCAGATCTACCGCGGACTCGAAGTCGGCACGGCGGCGCCCAGCGCCGCCGACCGCGCGCGGGCGCCCCACCACATGGCGTCCTTTCTCTCCCCGGCCGAGACCTACAGCGCGGGACGCTACGCCCGGGAGGCGCGCGCCGCCCTGGCCGGGGTCGAGAGCCGTGGCGCAACCGCCGTCGTCGTCGGGGGATCGGGCCTCTACCTTCGCGCACTGCTCGAAGGGCTTTTCGCCGGGCCCGAGCGGAACGACGCGATCCGGGCGGAGCTCTCCGCGCGCCTGGAAGCGGAGGGGCTGGAGGCGCTCCGCGCCGAGCTCCTGCGCGTTGATCCCGCGGCGCACGCGAAGATCTTTCCCGGGGACTCGGTGCGGGTGATCCGCGCGCTCGAGGTCTACCGACTGACCGGGACGCCGATCAGCGTCCTGCGCCGGGAGCGCCGGAACCAGCCGACGGCGGCCCGGCGCTTCGGCATCCGCTGGGCGCGCCCCGCGCTCGCGCGCCGGATCGAGGACCGCATCCTCCAGCAGCTCCGGGACGGGTTCCTGGACGAGGCGCGGGTCCTCGAGCGCGCGGGCCTCCCGCCGGACGCTCCGGGCCTCCATACCCTGGGCTACCGGGAGCTGCTGCAGCACCTGCGCGGGAAGGCCACGCTGGAGGAGGCGATCCAGACGATCGCCCTGCGGACGCGGCAGCTCGCGAAGCGGCAGGAGACCTGGTTTCGACGCACCGCCGGCGTGCGCTGGTTCGACCTGGAATCGCCCGAGGAATTCCCCGGGGTGGCGCTCCAGATCCGCCGGGAGATGCTCCTTGACCCCGGGGAGGAAACCCCGTAA
- a CDS encoding Xaa-Pro peptidase family protein: MPPTVATRAPSLGAQKLAQAQSLLAEHDLDAWLTVVRESKERPDPMLRYFLDVEFTWTTFFLVTERTSTALVATFDAPDVQKAAIFDEVRTYKEGPKAALLEILDGAKPRSIGINVSEDDALADGLTAGLRDYLGNVLSATPHAARLTPAGKFLAHLRSVKLDEERQRIERAIQQTEGIFDRVRDALAIGMTAREIAALAHAEADRLGAPTAWPRRHCPTVTVGPHAAVGHVAPGEEKVTPGCLVHMDFGIVLDGYCSDLQRLWYVAAAGGADAPAEVRRGYAAVVEAIERSARSLRPGAAGWEVDQVARGHLTGSGYPEYAHALGHHLGRAVHDGGGVLGPRWERYGNEPFEPVRLGNVYTLEPSLWLEGHGLVSLEEDVVVGPEGARFLSRFPRELPILRRA, translated from the coding sequence ATGCCACCGACCGTCGCGACGCGCGCCCCCTCGCTGGGCGCGCAGAAGCTCGCCCAGGCCCAGTCGCTCCTCGCCGAGCACGACCTGGACGCCTGGCTCACCGTCGTGCGGGAGTCGAAGGAGCGCCCCGATCCGATGCTCCGCTACTTCCTCGACGTCGAGTTCACGTGGACGACCTTCTTCCTGGTGACCGAGCGCACCTCCACGGCGCTCGTCGCCACGTTCGACGCGCCCGACGTGCAGAAGGCGGCCATCTTCGACGAGGTCCGGACGTACAAGGAAGGGCCCAAGGCGGCGCTCCTCGAGATCCTGGACGGCGCGAAGCCGCGGAGCATCGGGATCAACGTCTCCGAGGACGACGCGCTGGCCGACGGGCTCACCGCCGGCCTCCGCGACTATCTCGGGAACGTCCTCTCGGCGACGCCGCACGCGGCGCGCCTCACCCCGGCGGGGAAGTTCCTCGCGCATCTCCGCTCGGTGAAGCTGGACGAGGAGCGGCAGCGGATCGAGCGCGCCATCCAGCAGACCGAGGGGATCTTCGACCGCGTCCGGGATGCCCTCGCGATCGGGATGACGGCGCGGGAGATCGCGGCCCTGGCGCACGCCGAGGCCGACCGGCTGGGAGCGCCCACGGCGTGGCCGCGCCGCCACTGCCCGACCGTGACGGTGGGGCCGCACGCGGCCGTCGGGCACGTCGCCCCGGGCGAGGAGAAGGTGACCCCCGGCTGCCTCGTCCACATGGACTTCGGAATCGTGCTCGATGGCTACTGCTCCGACCTCCAGCGGCTCTGGTACGTCGCGGCCGCGGGGGGCGCCGACGCTCCGGCCGAGGTCCGCCGCGGCTACGCCGCGGTGGTCGAGGCGATCGAGCGGTCCGCCCGGTCGCTTCGCCCCGGCGCGGCCGGATGGGAAGTGGACCAGGTCGCGCGGGGACACCTGACCGGCAGCGGCTACCCGGAGTACGCGCACGCGCTCGGCCACCATCTGGGCCGCGCGGTGCACGACGGGGGCGGCGTGCTGGGACCCCGCTGGGAGCGCTACGGGAACGAGCCGTTCGAGCCGGTGCGCCTCGGCAACGTCTACACCCTCGAGCCGAGTCTCTGGCTGGAGGGGCACGGCCTCGTCTCGCTGGAGGAGGACGTGGTCGTGGGCCCAGAGGGCGCGCGCTTCCTCTCCCGCTTTCCCCGAGAGCTTCCCATCCTCCGCCGCGCCTGA
- a CDS encoding MerR family transcriptional regulator: MKSLPTGKLYYSISEVSDLVGVKPHVLRYWETQFKMLHPRKGRGGARMYRKRDIEVLFDIKQLLYDQRFTIAGARRKILDDKQDGKDQIELPFTKFDKEETIRSLKKDMESLLQMLKQDMTKRARGR; this comes from the coding sequence GTGAAGTCGCTTCCGACCGGAAAACTCTACTACTCGATCAGCGAAGTGAGCGACTTGGTGGGCGTCAAACCCCACGTGCTGCGCTACTGGGAGACCCAGTTCAAGATGCTCCACCCGCGCAAGGGGCGCGGCGGCGCGCGCATGTACCGGAAGCGGGACATCGAGGTGCTGTTCGACATCAAGCAGCTCCTCTACGACCAGCGGTTCACGATCGCCGGCGCGCGGCGGAAGATCCTGGACGACAAGCAGGACGGCAAGGACCAGATCGAGCTCCCGTTCACCAAATTCGACAAGGAGGAGACGATCCGATCCCTCAAGAAGGACATGGAGTCGCTGCTCCAGATGCTGAAGCAGGACATGACGAAGCGCGCCCGCGGGCGCTAG
- the plsY gene encoding glycerol-3-phosphate 1-O-acyltransferase PlsY → MAIPFHPIPVILGFLLGSIPSGLWIARVRGVDLRKVGSGNIGATNAIRGLGPRWGGLVFAIDTAKGAVAALLGQGHVPTALAAGAAAILGHVFSPWARFKGGRGVATSLGVFLAILPVPALLALAIWIVLFALSRRVSVGSLGAAIAYPLLVLWLAPHDEYRLARVVAGILVALLVVIRHIPNIRRLAAGNEAPSFGGKGAKP, encoded by the coding sequence ATCGCGATTCCGTTCCATCCCATCCCCGTCATCCTGGGCTTCCTTCTGGGCTCGATCCCTTCGGGCCTCTGGATCGCGCGCGTCCGCGGCGTCGACCTTCGCAAGGTCGGAAGCGGGAACATCGGCGCGACGAACGCGATCCGCGGGCTGGGCCCGCGATGGGGCGGCCTCGTCTTCGCGATCGACACCGCGAAGGGCGCGGTGGCGGCGCTGCTGGGCCAGGGCCACGTCCCGACCGCGCTCGCGGCCGGAGCGGCGGCCATCCTCGGCCACGTCTTCTCCCCCTGGGCCCGTTTCAAGGGAGGGCGCGGCGTGGCCACCAGCCTCGGCGTCTTCCTCGCGATCCTTCCGGTCCCGGCCCTGCTCGCCCTCGCGATCTGGATCGTTCTCTTCGCGCTGTCGCGCCGCGTGTCGGTGGGCTCCCTGGGCGCCGCGATCGCGTATCCGCTCCTCGTGCTGTGGCTCGCTCCGCACGACGAGTATCGCCTGGCCCGGGTCGTCGCCGGCATCCTGGTGGCGCTTCTCGTCGTGATCCGGCACATCCCGAACATCCGCCGGCTCGCCGCGGGAAACGAGGCGCCCAGCTTCGGGGGGAAGGGAGCGAAGCCGTGA
- a CDS encoding glycosyltransferase family 2 protein encodes MRVCAVIPARDAAGTVGPVVRGLKTTLPEATILVVDDGSCDETGARAREAGAEVIRHTLNQGKGAALQTGFDEAVRRGADAVLALDADGQHDPAWAPRLLAGLAGADLVVGSRLQSREGMPWLRRVTNDVTSWWVSRLARTPIEDSQSGYRAIRAPVLRRVRPEARRFEYESEFLVAAARAGFRIAAVGIPTLYNAPGSHIRPVRDTVRFVRFVLRHLFR; translated from the coding sequence ATGCGCGTCTGCGCGGTGATTCCCGCGCGCGACGCGGCGGGCACCGTCGGCCCGGTGGTACGAGGCCTCAAGACGACCCTTCCCGAAGCGACCATCCTCGTCGTGGACGACGGCTCGTGCGATGAGACGGGAGCGCGCGCGAGGGAGGCGGGCGCCGAAGTGATCCGGCACACGCTGAACCAGGGGAAGGGGGCCGCGCTGCAGACCGGCTTCGACGAGGCGGTCCGTCGCGGGGCCGACGCGGTCCTCGCCCTGGACGCCGACGGGCAGCACGATCCCGCCTGGGCGCCGCGGCTTCTGGCCGGGCTCGCGGGCGCCGACCTGGTCGTCGGCTCCCGCCTCCAGAGCCGGGAGGGGATGCCCTGGCTAAGGCGCGTGACCAACGACGTGACGAGCTGGTGGGTGTCGCGCCTCGCGCGCACGCCGATCGAGGACTCGCAGTCGGGCTACCGCGCGATCCGCGCTCCCGTGCTGCGCCGGGTGCGTCCCGAGGCGCGCCGCTTCGAGTACGAGTCGGAGTTCCTGGTTGCCGCCGCGCGCGCGGGGTTCCGGATCGCCGCGGTCGGGATCCCCACCCTCTACAACGCGCCGGGGAGCCACATCCGCCCCGTCCGCGACACCGTGCGGTTCGT
- a CDS encoding lysophospholipid acyltransferase family protein, producing MTDLGYHIASIAARRLPVWMTDRMAAWIADVYVSTHPSRAREASHRVGRAWRAAGLGGPPPPARETFRAFAWALRDFLAARGGGARVPAVRLDAEAARHLAAARAAQAPTLVVSGHFGPWEMALWWLAREVGPMEALSAPHRLEAVERFFRSRRAAFGVRTLGGGRPAVEALRRLRAGGWIAALADRSWRPAAPETTPLGERLVAVDAAPLRLAQRAGAQVLPGAAWRDADGQIAVRFHAPFTLDPERGGLSVEEALASLSRFFDGHVRAHPTQWFDWSIRSARQEPRGRSARERSLARSRVR from the coding sequence ATGACGGATCTGGGCTACCACATCGCCTCGATCGCGGCGCGCCGCCTGCCGGTCTGGATGACCGACCGGATGGCGGCGTGGATTGCCGACGTCTACGTCTCCACGCATCCCTCCCGCGCGCGCGAGGCGTCGCACCGCGTCGGGCGCGCGTGGCGCGCCGCCGGCCTCGGCGGACCCCCTCCGCCCGCGCGCGAGACCTTCCGCGCCTTCGCCTGGGCGCTCCGCGACTTCCTCGCGGCGCGCGGGGGAGGCGCCCGCGTCCCCGCCGTCCGCCTGGACGCCGAGGCCGCACGCCATCTCGCCGCGGCGCGCGCGGCCCAGGCTCCGACCCTCGTCGTGAGCGGACACTTCGGCCCCTGGGAAATGGCGCTTTGGTGGCTGGCGCGCGAGGTCGGCCCCATGGAGGCGCTCTCGGCGCCCCACCGCCTGGAAGCGGTGGAGCGCTTCTTCCGCTCGCGGCGCGCCGCCTTCGGCGTGCGCACGCTGGGGGGCGGGCGGCCCGCGGTCGAGGCCCTCCGGCGGCTTCGCGCGGGGGGTTGGATCGCGGCGCTCGCCGATCGCTCGTGGCGGCCCGCCGCTCCGGAGACGACGCCCTTGGGCGAGCGGCTCGTCGCCGTGGATGCCGCCCCGCTCCGGCTGGCGCAGCGCGCGGGAGCCCAGGTGCTCCCGGGAGCCGCGTGGCGGGATGCCGACGGGCAGATCGCGGTCCGCTTCCACGCGCCGTTCACCCTCGATCCGGAGCGGGGCGGCCTCTCCGTGGAGGAGGCCCTCGCTTCGCTGTCTCGCTTCTTCGACGGTCACGTCCGCGCCCATCCGACGCAGTGGTTCGACTGGAGCATCCGCAGCGCGCGCCAGGAGCCGCGCGGCCGCTCCGCGCGGGAACGCTCCCTCGCGCGGAGCCGCGTCCGCTGA
- a CDS encoding DUF512 domain-containing protein, protein MIGLSDPFTIAKVEPGSLGERLGLLPRERILEINGVLLHDEIDFGSQISEEHLRLRLRSEDGTEREVEGLREYGVPFGVEFEARQPKRCHNNCVFCFVYQHPKGVRRELLIKDDDYVFSFVHGNFITLTNLGEAEFQRILDERLSPLYVSVHATDPAVRVRMMKNPKSGKILADIDRLAAGGIDLHTQLVVVPGMNDGAVLTQSIEELSARHPRVKTIAVVPVGLTKHRGRLPDLRTFTREDAIGALEVVHAFQASLQKRHKTRIVFAADEMYVLAEQAVPPARAYEGFPQLENGIGMLRQTIDAWSKGAEAIRPRNGTRERVAVVTGTSAAPTLRRLLDERPPQGVDASLCVVTNEYFGDTVTVSGLLVGADIEAALLRHGPVDRVLLPPNCLKEREIFLDDRTRTDLERAVGAPVQIGFDESARSERAA, encoded by the coding sequence ATGATCGGTCTGAGCGATCCCTTCACCATTGCCAAGGTCGAGCCGGGAAGCCTCGGCGAGCGACTGGGCCTCCTCCCGCGCGAGCGGATCCTCGAGATCAACGGGGTTCTTCTCCACGACGAGATCGATTTCGGGTCGCAGATCTCCGAGGAGCATCTGCGCCTGCGGCTCCGCTCCGAGGACGGCACGGAGCGCGAGGTGGAGGGTCTCCGCGAGTACGGCGTGCCTTTCGGGGTCGAGTTCGAGGCCCGCCAGCCCAAGCGCTGCCACAACAACTGCGTCTTCTGCTTCGTGTACCAGCACCCCAAGGGGGTCCGGCGCGAGCTGTTGATCAAGGACGACGACTACGTCTTCTCGTTCGTGCACGGGAATTTCATCACGCTGACGAACCTGGGCGAGGCGGAGTTCCAGCGCATCCTGGACGAGCGCCTGTCGCCCCTCTACGTGTCGGTGCACGCCACCGATCCCGCCGTGCGCGTCCGCATGATGAAGAATCCCAAGTCGGGGAAGATCCTCGCCGACATCGACCGGCTCGCCGCAGGCGGGATCGATCTCCACACGCAGCTCGTCGTGGTGCCGGGGATGAACGACGGGGCCGTGCTCACGCAGTCGATCGAGGAGCTGTCGGCCCGCCACCCCCGCGTCAAGACGATCGCGGTCGTGCCGGTCGGCCTCACGAAGCACCGCGGCCGCCTGCCCGACCTGCGCACCTTCACGCGCGAGGACGCGATCGGCGCGCTGGAGGTGGTGCACGCCTTCCAGGCCTCGCTCCAGAAGCGCCACAAGACGCGGATCGTCTTCGCCGCCGACGAGATGTACGTGCTGGCGGAACAGGCGGTGCCGCCCGCGCGCGCCTACGAGGGCTTCCCGCAGCTCGAGAACGGGATCGGGATGCTGCGCCAGACGATCGACGCCTGGTCGAAGGGAGCCGAGGCGATCCGGCCCCGGAACGGGACGCGCGAACGCGTCGCCGTCGTGACCGGGACGAGCGCCGCGCCGACCCTTCGCCGTCTCCTCGACGAGCGCCCGCCTCAGGGCGTGGACGCCTCGCTCTGCGTGGTCACGAACGAGTACTTCGGCGACACCGTGACCGTCAGCGGGCTCCTGGTCGGCGCCGACATCGAAGCGGCGCTGCTCCGTCACGGCCCGGTGGATCGCGTGCTCCTTCCGCCGAATTGCCTGAAGGAGCGCGAGATCTTTCTCGACGACCGCACGCGCACCGACCTGGAGCGCGCGGTCGGCGCGCCGGTGCAGATCGGCTTCGATGAGAGCGCCCGGTCGGAACGGGCGGCCTAG